In Miscanthus floridulus cultivar M001 chromosome 19, ASM1932011v1, whole genome shotgun sequence, the DNA window catggattttttttttatctctctctctttctcacttGTGACCACCGGCGCCGGCGTTGGCGACCAGCGAGCTCGCCCCGGCGCCCGCGCCCGCACCCTGCGTGCCTCCCCGTGcccgcgccggccatggcagtggcggtggcgacGGCGGCGACACCCGCGGCCGCGTCCGGCGCGCCTCTCCGcgcccacgccggccatggcagtggcggtggcagcggcggatctgtgatttgtccttccatagaaaaaaaattatgataAGTGATCTGTGATCTGTGAAGGCTggaggctagaggtagaagaagggtggatgctgttggatcttaatcctatggtgcaaaaaaattcatttgttgaaactgcataaaacacatggttgtgtagTAGAGAGACTCTTTCGGTAATTCATTCATTCAATCAGTGACCTGGATGCTTGTATTTTTTTTCATGTATTTTGAGCATGTACCGTGGGATGGCCTCAATTGTCTAGAAGAGGTGTTACATTACATAGTAGGATTTTATCCGCCGTGGAGGTAGTGAAAAAGTAGAGAAAATCATATTTAAGGTCACATTTCTTTTAATTAGTGAATCTGTGAATGGCATATAGACCAGTTGCAAACAAACTCATACATATAGATATAGGCAACACAGTATATGCCAATTTACATGCCGGCTTCGCAATGTCTGCGTTTCTAGACAATTCAGTTTTTTTGACAAACGGAATGTTGTCAAGAACCAAATGGCTTCAAAGGTCAGCGCGAGCTGAGCGAATGCGCAATTTAACAAGACAATGCCTAATCTTCTCAGGCTCTCAATTTCGCAGACTTCTGCCGCCACACCATGCGTAATTCACCCCTGTCACGTCAATATCGTACCACATGTCTGATGTGGCATTCTTACCTCTACCAAAACAGATCAGCATGCCATTTGGTACCATGGTAGTAACAGAAGGACAGGAGTGATGGATGTTTTCATTCCATATTTCCATATCATAATAACATAATCAGCATGCCGACTGTCCGCACCGCGTGTCTGAAACCGAGCCTATACTAAAAATATGCAGAGGAAAGGCTTACACCACTGCTCTCTATTTCATCCCCAATCCCTCCGTTTGCTACAGGGCATCTCCAAACCTAGCGCAGTGGGAGACGAACGCTATCTCGTCCACCACACCAGCAACACTCCTCTCGTGCCATTGTTGTGACACTGtagcagagagagagagttggtgagagagagaaaggggggaggggaataaaatatggaatagtgggtatagagtatAGAATAGAGATAACATGGGTGCGGAAGAAATtgatatagagtagagaatctcgatgactaggaTAGAATATTCTTTTTAGAGTATGAAAATAGAGGTTGACGAGTGCGGATAGGCTTAGCTCCAGAAGATGGAAGCCATAAACAAAAAGCTCTGGAAGCAACTGGACCCACACAACCCTAGAAAAATATCACAACCTTCCCTGGCTGGCACCCTGCTCTGTTTTTTTCTTCCGTATAAGTAGCCCACTCTGCTCCCGCTACTCGCCTCACACAAACACATCAACACACCGTTCAACACACACAAGCACAGCTCTCAGAGCAGCCAAGAACCTCCCGTTTCCTGCTCAAACCAAGCTTCAATCGATCGATACATCAGAAACGGCCACAGGCAACTGATCAAGGCATTAGCATTATCGGCAATGGGCGAGCTGATCCCCGGGTTGCCGGAGGAGGTGGCGAGGGAGTGCCTCGTCCGAGTGGGCTTCGACCAGCTGCCGGTGGTCCGCCGCATCTCGAGCCAGTGGAAGACCGAGGTGGAGTCGCCGGACTACCACCGGCAGCGCCGGGCGGAGGGGCTGGCGCGCCCGGTGCTCGCGCTGGTCCAGGCGCAGCCGGCAGCGCCTATGGCTGACGATGACGCTGGTCCGGCGGTGGACAAGCACTCGACGGCGGCGGGCTCGGGAGGCCCCGCGAACTCGTACCGGATGGTGTTGCTGGAGCCGGTGGAGGGACGGTGGGCGCCGCTGCCGCCCCTGCCGTGGCCAAGCGAGAGCCTCCCCCTCTTCTGCCAGGTGGCCGCCGTGGACGGCGCCGGCGGGCAGGGGAGGAAGCGGCTGGTGGTGGTCGGCGGCTGGCACCCGGAGACGTGGGCGCCGACGGACGCGGTGTTCGTCTACGACTTCCTGACAGGCGCGTGGCGGCGCGGCGCGCCCATGCCGGGCCCGCGCCGGTCCTTCTTCGCCTGCGCGGCCGTCGGCGGCGCCGTGTACGTGGCCGGCGGCCACGACGACGAGAAGAACGCCCTGCGGTCGGCGATCGCCTACGACCCGGACGCCGACGCGTGGGCGCAGCTCCCGGACATGGCGGAGGAGCGCGACGAGCCGCGCGGGCTCTGCATCGCCGCCGGGGGAGGCGGCAGGTTCCTCGTCGTCGGCGGGTACCCGACGCAGGCGCAGGGCCGGTTCGTTGGCTCCGCGGAGTGCTTCGACCCGGCGACGTCCACCTGGGCGCCCGTCGACCTGATGATCGAGGACGGCGTGTGCCCGAGGACCTGCTGCGCCGCGCCAGGGGCAGGGTCGTCTGAGCGCATGTACATGCTGAGTCGCGATGGGCACCTCGTGGCGCGCGACGGCGTCGCCGGAGCGGCGTCGGCGTGGCGACCGGTGGCGCAGGTGCCCGAGGACGCGCGCACCGCGGCGACCGTCTCCGCCATCCCGGACGGCCGCGTCGTGGTCATCGGGGCCGGGTGCCACGGCGGGGATCAGACCGTGTACGTGCTCCGCGAGGAGGCCGGGAAAGGCGCGTCCTGGAcgcgcgccgccgcgccgccggagTTCTCCGGGCACGTGCAGGCCTCCTGCTTCCTTGAAATCTGAAGTGGAGGGTACATGTACGTACACACATAACAGAACTACGCTACGTACTTCTTCTGCCACTACTACTACTCACGGTTGTATGTATATAGCAAATCAAGCAGAGGAACGAAATGAAGGGAAAAAAATGTTTAAGAACAGTAGTAGGATATGTACTGTACTAGTATAATTAGTGAAGTATCAATGACAGCTTTGTTATGCCTTCGTTCGATCACGTTTTGTTCGGTCCGATTTGCAACTTGAGGGAAAAACGGTTAAGGCTAATGTTGATTTATcgtgaaaaaaatattattattttactaAAAAGATACGGCGGATAAGTTGAAACGAACAGAGCCGGAGCCTACTTCTACCGGTGCGCTTGCAAATGTCGATCTGAAATGGCTATGCACCAGCGGCTGACCCCGAGTCTAGCTCAGTCGGAGCTACTAGTGGTATACTTATCAGTTTCTAGAAGCTTTTGCTGGACCTGTTTTTCCCGAGACAAAGTTTTTCTGTTTTGGGGACCTGATCGTTTGGAAGCTTCTGCGATTGTGGACGTTAGTTCGTCTTTTGTCCCTATCCATACCTCGCCAGGCCCTGTCGTCCTCTCGCTGAATTTACATCGTCGTTTCCCAGCGTTCATATCTTCCACCACTGGCGGCACGCGCGCTATGAGAAGTTGAGCAAAATCTTATCATCATTCTAGGGAAACTGCGCCAGCAAAACTAGCACATCTCCGCATCCAGATCGATCGAGGCCTTTGCACCACGAAAGAAAATTCTGAAGGAGTTGGGTCACGGTCACGGTCAGCTAACCGCATCGGTCTCCATTCTCCAACGATATATACACGCGGACCAAGTGGACTAGTGGTAGTGGAGACTCCTTGGCAGATTCATAATCATCCCTTCATGCACCATTAAAGTCTCCCGCGCCTATTCATTGTATCAACTGTAGCCCTGTCGCAGATTCACGGCAAAACCATAGAGCCCGAAGTGTGAAGTGAATCGCATTTCGTTAACGACCTCCGGAAcacgtttttttttcttctttccatTCAGGAAAAGCAGGCCGGAGGAGCTGCGGAGGGCGGGCGCCGCACGCAGGCGTCCCTGTCACGTACGGCATGCAGCCTTGACACCGCCCACGCCCACGGTGGTGTCGTGTCACCACTTGCTGCGGCGGCTACGGCTCGGCCCAGCGGCGCGCAAAGCGGGCCGTCGCGCTCGTGCCCATGCCGCGGTTTCGACGATATTTCCCTGGGGCGCGCTGGGAGTCTCTCGGCAACCGCAGCGGTCTCGCCGAGTCCGTCAGCGTGTGGACTCTATTGATTACTACATGAGCTGCTGATTGATGAGCGAGACGGCTTTCAGGTCTGTTGGGAGATCAATAGATCGGGTCGACGTCGCTTTTTTATCCTTCGCCGGCGCCAGAATGGATTGGGTTGGGTTTAAAAATGTTGGGAGATCAACAGATCAGTCCAATAGTACCGTCCGCAACAGTCGTCTCGTGTAGTCGGAATCGAGAGAGGTGGAGTATTGATGATGAGTGTTAAGGGCGGGAGAGGCACCACCACCCTGTGTTGCACGGTGGACAGGGCCGGGAGGCACACAGTCGATGAGAGCCACAAATCGATCTTGGATGAAATGAAAAATCTAAGGAAAAACAACGATCAGTGATAAGTGAGAGAGAGATTCGAAAGAAAAACGTCGGAGGTTGTTTGTTGAAATTCAATATGTGAGAAATTCGAACTAAATTTGACCACATAGatagtttcaaataaaaaaagttcTCAAAGTTTTATATCTTtccgagatctataactttgatttttgacgtTTATTCGTCTAAGGTCATTCGTAGAACTAAAAGATTTTGGATTTAAAAATGTGAACTTTATACGGAATTATAATGAGATTTAAATTAttttaaataaaatatttattaactataaagttgtagatctcttggAGTTATACTCCAACTTCGtttgaaaaaaaatataaattttacTATATTGCACCTATTCTGAGAGACGGTCGTAGACAACTCTAAATTCAGTGAGctatagaaatatatttttagaaATGGCTAGCGACTGAATTTAGAGCCGACTCTaatagcatctccaagagttttctaAATATTTCTTCTAAAACCTCCATGTTTTTCAACTCTTAAAAAGTTATTGAGAGGAAAAAAGTCATCTCCAATAGTACTTAATATTtgactttaaaaaaaataaaattggtCCCACCTGGATTTTTTTTGCGATTCTTTTTTTTTGCCCGCTAAAGTCATCAGTAGTTTCacgtacgccgccgccgccgtggtgtTGTCTCGAACACGTACACGCTGCAGCCATGGAGTTGAACCAAGACGTACATCCACAGGCTGCTCTCGTTGTCCCAGGTGGCGGCACGAAGCCATGGCCCAGCACAGACGGTGGCACCAAACCCTAACCTCGGCGAGAAGAACAGAACGACAATGGATCCATGGATTACCTCCTCcgcacgacgacggcggcgatgaCCTCTGCTTTGCGGGAACAGGAAGGTCCGCGCCAAAAACCGCGCGGGGAGCCGGATATATGCGACGGGAGTGTGCATAACTTTACACGGTAAGACGAGAGAAAGTGCTAGGAGTTGTTCGAGAGAAGTTTTTTCTCGTCTTCCTAAAAACAAAGATTAGGATGAGAATTAGAgaacttttggagatgctctaaagatAAAAGCATTTTTAGAGTTGACTA includes these proteins:
- the LOC136528141 gene encoding F-box/kelch-repeat protein At1g80440-like codes for the protein MGELIPGLPEEVARECLVRVGFDQLPVVRRISSQWKTEVESPDYHRQRRAEGLARPVLALVQAQPAAPMADDDAGPAVDKHSTAAGSGGPANSYRMVLLEPVEGRWAPLPPLPWPSESLPLFCQVAAVDGAGGQGRKRLVVVGGWHPETWAPTDAVFVYDFLTGAWRRGAPMPGPRRSFFACAAVGGAVYVAGGHDDEKNALRSAIAYDPDADAWAQLPDMAEERDEPRGLCIAAGGGGRFLVVGGYPTQAQGRFVGSAECFDPATSTWAPVDLMIEDGVCPRTCCAAPGAGSSERMYMLSRDGHLVARDGVAGAASAWRPVAQVPEDARTAATVSAIPDGRVVVIGAGCHGGDQTVYVLREEAGKGASWTRAAAPPEFSGHVQASCFLEI